The following proteins come from a genomic window of bacterium:
- a CDS encoding AMP-binding protein, producing MTTGEKAALTLQRAFELASRPDTVLTPERVQGYLKTGEWSLDTYWDLAAAQAASRPDVPVIVDQDGATMTWGALKAQSEAFAAALLDLGYRPGDCLGIQLPNWSEFCVAVLGAVRAGVLPTLIHPPYRSFEMEYILGLTQARGVVVPREYRGTDHVALARQVRTALPHLRDIIAVRGAGELAFRELVETHRGDAVAAPDPVSTDLFVLMFTSGTTSRPKGVMHVHANLLNACRKYVEAFELGPTDRWLVVTPFTHLTAFGIPLLTGALAAGSSLVLLEAWDAAKALELVERYQVTHLVGAPPMLLDIARSPDLDARDLSSLRFLMYAGAPCPVEILRRLQARLGCALAAFYGWTEGLAHTFTTPTDPLEVTSVTVGRTGPGWEWRVVGDGGRTAAPGERGEFWGRGPNFSPGYYRQPQFIAERFQPDGWFMSGDIMVRNPGDTFTYVARTDDMINRGGQKLDPREVEELLYQHPKVAHVAVVAMPAPRAGQQGCAFVVPHGGASLTLTEIRDFLAEKGLARYKWPKRLELVDALPHTPTGKIMRYALRERLAGGLSSAARTAGGA from the coding sequence ATGACCACCGGGGAGAAGGCGGCGCTGACGCTTCAGCGGGCGTTCGAGTTGGCCAGTCGACCGGACACGGTCCTCACGCCAGAGCGGGTGCAGGGGTATCTGAAGACCGGTGAGTGGTCGTTGGACACGTACTGGGACCTCGCGGCGGCCCAGGCGGCATCCCGGCCGGACGTCCCGGTGATCGTCGATCAGGACGGGGCGACGATGACCTGGGGCGCCCTGAAGGCGCAGAGCGAGGCGTTTGCGGCGGCCCTGCTGGATCTCGGCTACCGGCCCGGCGACTGCCTCGGCATACAGTTGCCCAACTGGAGTGAGTTCTGCGTCGCCGTGCTCGGCGCGGTTCGGGCCGGCGTGCTGCCCACCTTGATCCATCCCCCGTACCGCTCCTTTGAGATGGAGTACATTCTCGGCCTCACGCAAGCGCGGGGTGTCGTCGTGCCCCGCGAGTATCGGGGTACCGATCATGTGGCGCTCGCCCGTCAGGTGCGGACCGCGCTGCCGCATCTGCGCGACATCATCGCCGTACGCGGGGCGGGGGAACTCGCGTTTCGCGAGCTGGTGGAGACGCACCGCGGCGACGCGGTTGCGGCGCCGGATCCCGTCTCGACGGACCTCTTCGTGCTGATGTTCACCTCGGGGACCACCAGCCGCCCGAAGGGTGTGATGCACGTCCACGCAAATCTGTTGAACGCCTGCCGGAAGTATGTCGAGGCGTTCGAGCTGGGGCCGACGGATCGGTGGCTGGTGGTGACGCCCTTCACGCACCTCACCGCGTTCGGCATCCCGCTCCTCACGGGCGCACTCGCGGCGGGCTCGTCGCTGGTGCTGCTGGAGGCGTGGGACGCCGCGAAGGCGTTGGAGCTCGTCGAGCGGTACCAGGTCACGCACCTGGTCGGCGCGCCGCCGATGCTGCTCGACATCGCGCGGAGCCCGGACCTGGACGCGCGGGATCTGTCGTCGCTGCGCTTCCTGATGTACGCGGGCGCGCCGTGTCCGGTCGAAATCCTCCGCCGGTTGCAGGCGCGCCTGGGATGCGCGCTCGCGGCGTTCTACGGGTGGACGGAGGGGCTGGCGCACACGTTCACGACGCCGACCGACCCGCTGGAAGTGACGAGCGTCACCGTCGGCCGGACCGGACCCGGATGGGAGTGGCGTGTCGTCGGCGACGGCGGACGCACCGCCGCACCCGGGGAGCGCGGCGAGTTCTGGGGGCGAGGCCCCAACTTCTCGCCGGGGTACTACCGGCAGCCGCAGTTCATCGCCGAGCGGTTTCAACCGGACGGGTGGTTCATGTCCGGCGACATCATGGTGCGGAATCCCGGCGACACCTTCACCTACGTCGCCCGCACCGACGACATGATCAACCGCGGCGGACAGAAGCTCGATCCGCGCGAGGTGGAGGAACTCCTGTACCAGCACCCCAAGGTCGCCCACGTAGCCGTAGTCGCCATGCCCGCCCCTCGCGCAGGGCAGCAGGGGTGCGCCTTCGTCGTCCCGCATGGGGGTGCGTCCCTCACCCTCACGGAGATCCGGGACTTCCTGGCCGAGAAGGGGCTGGCCCGGTACAAGTGGCCCAAGCGGTTGGAGCTGGTCGACGCGCTCCCGCACACGCCGACGGGCAAAATCATGCGGTATGCGCTGCGCGAGCGCCTCGCCGGAGGGCTGTCGAGCGCCGCGCGGACCGCGGGCGGCGCCTAA
- a CDS encoding BMP family ABC transporter substrate-binding protein: protein MRGWGRQVGAALAVALVVALVAGAPGTAPGAGKLKVAFVYVGPVGDAGWTYEHDQGRKYLEAHDPNVTTTAVENVAEGADSERVFTDLARKGYGLIIGTSFGYMDPMLKVAGEFPNVDFVHISGFKRAKNMMTAFGKIEQGRYLTGIVAGKMTRSNIIGYVAAHPIPEVIRGIDAFTLGVRSVNPKATVHVVWSNTWYDPAQEKEAADSLLSVGADVLTQHQDSPATVQAAAAVGKFAIGYNSDMSRFGPKAFLTAPVWHWGSMYAYIAKQVEAGTFHGEDLWWGMDRGTVDIAPIGPMVPTATRALVAAKRQAILAGTLDEFAGPIKDQMGMVKVPAGGTLDHGAQSSLDWFVQGVVGKIPSK, encoded by the coding sequence ATGCGGGGTTGGGGACGGCAGGTCGGCGCGGCCTTGGCGGTCGCGCTCGTGGTCGCGCTCGTGGCCGGAGCGCCGGGGACGGCCCCCGGGGCGGGCAAACTCAAGGTGGCCTTTGTCTACGTGGGTCCCGTCGGCGACGCGGGCTGGACGTATGAACACGACCAGGGCCGGAAGTATCTCGAGGCGCACGACCCCAACGTCACGACGACCGCGGTCGAGAACGTCGCCGAGGGCGCGGACTCCGAACGCGTCTTCACCGACCTGGCCCGCAAGGGATACGGGCTGATCATCGGCACGTCGTTCGGGTACATGGACCCGATGCTCAAGGTCGCGGGCGAGTTCCCCAACGTCGACTTCGTCCACATCTCCGGCTTCAAGCGCGCCAAGAACATGATGACCGCGTTCGGCAAGATCGAGCAAGGGCGGTATCTCACCGGGATCGTGGCCGGCAAGATGACCAGGTCGAACATCATCGGGTACGTCGCGGCGCATCCCATCCCTGAGGTGATCCGCGGAATCGACGCGTTCACGCTGGGCGTGCGGTCGGTCAATCCGAAGGCGACCGTCCACGTCGTCTGGAGCAACACCTGGTACGATCCCGCGCAGGAGAAGGAAGCCGCGGACAGCCTGCTCAGCGTCGGTGCCGACGTGTTGACGCAGCACCAGGACTCGCCGGCGACCGTCCAGGCGGCGGCCGCCGTCGGCAAGTTCGCGATCGGGTACAACTCCGACATGAGCCGCTTCGGCCCCAAGGCGTTCCTCACCGCTCCGGTGTGGCACTGGGGATCGATGTATGCGTACATCGCCAAACAGGTCGAGGCCGGGACGTTCCACGGCGAGGACTTGTGGTGGGGCATGGACCGGGGCACCGTAGACATCGCGCCAATCGGCCCGATGGTGCCGACCGCAACGCGAGCGCTCGTCGCCGCGAAGCGGCAGGCGATCCTCGCCGGGACGCTCGACGAGTTCGCCGGACCGATCAAAGATCAGATGGGCATGGTGAAGGTGCCGGCCGGCGGCACCCTCGACCACGGGGCCCAGTCGTCACTCGACTGGTTCGTGCAGGGAGTCGTCGGGAAGATTCCGAGCAAGTAG
- a CDS encoding XdhC/CoxI family protein, whose translation MKDILDQVVRWTAGGRKVALATVVATERSAPRDPGATLAVTEDAEVLGSVSGGCVETAVIEEALEAMRSGTPRRVTYGISDEDGIAVGLSCGGTVHVFIHPVDPPAGEILARLANAADREEAAALVTAVTGTRPGTMMLVSSQATAGRLGDARLEQAATADARAMLEQAQTGARSYVLAGEREPAEVFIESFAPSPQMYVFGATTQADAVARIGKFLGYRVVVCDARAALATRDRLPSPDEIVVRWPDEFLAAARVDRRTAICVLTHDPKFDIPLLQVALATPAAYIGALGSRRTHEARVRKLVEAGVSEEQLSRIHAPIGLNIGARTPEEVAVAIAAEIVALRAGRLRGDAGLRSTAPAAKTASS comes from the coding sequence GTGAAAGACATCCTCGACCAGGTAGTGCGCTGGACCGCCGGGGGCAGGAAGGTCGCCCTCGCGACGGTCGTCGCGACGGAACGGTCGGCGCCTCGGGACCCAGGTGCAACCCTTGCGGTGACCGAGGACGCCGAAGTGCTCGGATCCGTGTCGGGCGGGTGCGTGGAGACCGCGGTCATCGAGGAGGCCCTCGAGGCTATGCGGTCCGGAACACCCAGGCGCGTGACGTACGGGATCAGCGACGAGGACGGGATCGCAGTCGGGCTCTCCTGCGGCGGCACCGTCCACGTCTTCATCCACCCGGTCGATCCGCCAGCCGGGGAGATCCTCGCCCGGCTCGCGAACGCTGCGGACCGGGAGGAAGCGGCCGCCCTCGTCACCGCGGTGACCGGAACGCGCCCGGGCACGATGATGCTGGTGAGTTCGCAGGCGACCGCCGGCCGCCTCGGCGACGCACGCCTGGAACAGGCGGCAACCGCCGACGCGCGCGCGATGCTCGAGCAGGCGCAGACCGGGGCGCGGTCGTACGTGCTCGCGGGGGAGCGCGAACCCGCGGAGGTGTTCATCGAGTCGTTCGCCCCGTCGCCGCAGATGTACGTCTTCGGCGCAACCACGCAGGCCGACGCGGTGGCGCGCATCGGCAAGTTCCTCGGATACCGGGTCGTTGTGTGCGACGCGCGCGCCGCGCTCGCCACGCGGGACCGGCTTCCGAGCCCGGACGAGATCGTCGTCCGGTGGCCGGACGAGTTCCTGGCGGCGGCCCGCGTGGACCGCCGGACCGCAATCTGCGTGCTGACCCACGACCCGAAGTTCGACATCCCGCTGCTGCAGGTCGCGCTCGCCACGCCCGCGGCCTACATCGGGGCCCTCGGGAGCCGACGCACGCACGAGGCGCGGGTGCGGAAGCTCGTCGAGGCCGGGGTCTCCGAGGAGCAGCTATCCAGAATTCACGCGCCGATCGGTCTCAACATCGGAGCGCGCACCCCGGAGGAAGTGGCCGTGGCGATCGCGGCCGAGATCGTCGCGCTCCGCGCGGGTCGCCTCAGAGGAGACGCCGGGCTCCGTTCGACGGCGCCCGCGGCGAAGACCGCCTCATCGTAA